The Hordeum vulgare subsp. vulgare chromosome 4H, MorexV3_pseudomolecules_assembly, whole genome shotgun sequence genomic interval CGTTAACTGATGCTCGTGGAGAGATTCGGAGGAGAGGAGCGCGCGGTGAGGAGGCGGTGGAGGCGGAAGCGCCGAAGAGTTGGCCACCAGCGCAGCCACGGACGACGCGCAGCCGCCGGGGGACGAGGCCTGGAACAGGGCTGCTCCGCCGCCGCTGACGCCCGCCGCCTCCATGGGGGAGTCGCTGCTCACCGCGCTCTCCATGGACACCGCCACGGCCCACCACCCGCACCAGGGCCCCTCCACCTTCCTCTCCATGGACACTGCCTCCCACGACGAGTTCGACCTCTTCCTCCCGCCGCCAGGCCCCTTCCAGCGCTGCCTCCATGCCGCCGCAGCCGCCCCCCCTGACATCAACCTCCCCCTCGCCGCTGACCCGTCGCCTCCCCCTCCGGCTATGCAGACCACCACCCTCCATGAATCCAACGTCGACATGCTGGATGTTGGCCTCGGCTGCCCGCAGCTCTATGACTCGGActcgcctgctgctgctgccgcagcCACCTCGGCCCCGGTGTCCACCACAACAACTGTCCATGTGTCTCACACCAAGAGCTCCGGTTCCAGCGCCGCGCGCAAGTGCGTGAAGCGGAACGATAGCATCTGGGGTGCATGGTTCTTCTTCACCCACTACTTCAAGCCGGTCATGTCGGCTGATAAGTCCAGCAAGACCAAGGCACCCACTGCTGCTGGGAATGGTAATAGCGCCACACTGGATGCTTTCCTGGTGCAGCACGACATGGAGAACATGTACATGTGGGTGTTTAAGGATCGGCCGGAGAATGCCCTGGGGAAGATGCAGCTGAGGAGCTTCATGAATGGTCACTCGCGCCTTGGGGAGCCACAGTTTCCTTTCAGCGCAGACAAAGGGTTTGTGCGCTCACACCGGATGCAGCGTAAGCACTACCGGGGTTTGTCAAACCCGCAGTGCCTTCATGGTATTGAGATCGTGCGGACACCGAACTTAGTGGGTGTTCCTGAGGCCGATATGAAGAGGTGGTTTGAGCTCACTGGGAGGGATGCCAATTTCTCGGTTCCCACTGAGGCAGATGATTTTGAATCATGGAGGAATCTGCCGACCATGGAATTTGAGCTTGAGAGGCCTGCAACTGCTGCTCCAGCAAAGAGCACCTCACATGGCCATCACAAGAAGGTGCTCAATGGTTCTGGCCTTAACCTGTCAACACATGCATCAAAGCATGGTTCTGGGGATGGTTTGGACATCTCAGGCGTGTGCAACAAACGCAGGAAAGATTCCTCCCCCTCTGCCATGGAAGAGGATTGCAGCAATTCAAATTCAGACAAGGTTCAGGACATGGATGTGAGCCACACTTTTGAGCCATCATGGAATAATGACTTCACCGGTGTGATGCGTCATGCTTCTGGGCCAGTAACTGCTGCAAAAACAATATATGAAGATAGCAAGGGCTACTTGATTATCATTAGCCTGCCATTTGCTGATATACAGAAGGTGAAGGTTACCTGGAAGAACACTCTTACGAATGGCGTCGTTAAGATATCATGCACTAGTGTCGGACGGATGCCATTTTTGAAGCGACATGACCGGACCTTCAAGCTGACGGATCCTTCACCTGAGCATTGTCCACCAGGAGAGTTCATCCGGGAAGTTCCATTGCCTACCCGGATCCCAGAAGATGCTACTCTGGAAGCATACTGTGATGAATCAGGAACAGGCCTAGAGATTATTGTCCCTAAACACCGTGCTGGACCTGAAGAACATGAAGTCCATGTGTCCCTGAGGCCTCCCTCGTCATGGTGCCAATGAAAACATGTTGAAGGTGTGTGATAGATGTTCATGTAGTAGTTAGAGTGTCCATTATTGTCAGCTGCTCTTGATTGATCCTTTGCTGTCTGCTAACCCTCTAGTATGCGGGGAGACAAGGTGTGGATGTTACCATACAACAAATGCAGCTCAGTTTTGCTAATTGTGACGGAGCAGGCCCTAGTCGATCGAAGCATTCTGCTAGTTGGAAGTTGGCAGCTGTGGAATTGTAGGGACATGCTACAGGCCACAAGGAACATATCTGGATTACTGGTCTGCCCTATGTTTCGGTATCGTTGCTGGGGAATACATTGTGTATTATCTTTTGCTTTTTTGTGGAAGTTTTCTTTGTATGAAAGGTTTGTAGCCAGCCTGCTCAATATGCTTCCATCTGTGCAATACTCTGGTGAGCGGTCTGTTTAGGCATTTATAGTCGGTTTCTGTAGGTTGGTGAGAAATCTGCTTTGTGGGCATTCTTGGAAATTTCATCCAAGGAAGGAGTTCATGCCAGtgtttgtaggatttgtccatgttTTGTGGGTACTATATTGTTTTATTAGCATTTGAACGCTTTCCAGAAATTGCTGGAAGGCGAGTGCAATTGTTTGATGGAGTACCAGTGTAAACAATCTGTCATCAATATAGATTAGTCTTTATCAGTCATGAGGAGCACTTGTTATTCAAATTCACTTTCATATGCTTCGGTACTATCGTCTACTGTAGTTCAACTTCAACCCCGCCCGAAGTGATCGCAACGCTGAGTTTTGTCTGCATTTTTATTTTGCTGAAGTATCTGCAAGGATTAGCTCCATTTGGAGGTATTTACCTATTCTGGTGTGCGATGTCTCACGCAACCCCGAGAATTTTCTCATAACAAAGTCAATTATTTCGATGTTTAAGTTTTTTCTGCTGCTCACCCTGCATCTTGTACCTCATTTACTCATCCACATCGTTGtcatcttatcttgcaagttggtGGGTTGTAGTTGGTGTGTTCTATGATTCTTCCTTTGGAGGCGATTCGGTTCCACGACCGATTGGTCTTAAATGACATAGACAACCAGCACAACGGCGTCATCTCCGTCCAGGTTGCATTATAATTCCTGCCCCGCTGCTACACCAGAACGCATGGATACGACTGAAGAAAGGcgatgtttgttcctgaggatctCGCGCATATCCACTCGACATTACAATTATCGGCGATAACCATTTGTTAACCCGATCCCGGTTGACCTGCGAGGGAAGAAGGTGGGCGGGGGCAGCTCGATCGCGTTGCGATGTGGCAACTTGACGTCGCCGttttgtttatttaaaaaaaaaatatatGCTGTCTTTTGTTGTTTCGTTGAGCATATCTATATATACTGCGCCCCCTCTTTTATATGCATgtcaccgtttcgataagccggcCTTTCCTCCTCTCAAAGGGTGCTTTATAAGGCGCAGCGACTCTGTGGTCGCTCCACCGGGCTGGGCCATGGCTCCGGGGCCGGGAGCAGGAAGAGTTTCTGATAAGCTTTCAGATTGTTGAGTGCTTATTATTTGGCACACTGGGCTCCCCCGTAGTAAATAATAGTACTCCAGTAATGGTGCTACTTTTCCTTGTTGCTGCCTCAACTGGATAAGCTCCTCCTCTTGTTTTGGTTCTCCTTTGCGTTCTTTAAGGACCGATAAATAGAGCGAGCCCAGGGTCAAATTTTGCAGCACTACGCTATGCAAACATATGGCAGCGCAATGAATCCGTACAGTGTTAGACTGTTTCGTGGCCTTAACCAAATACTAGTATCCGTAGGGGTAAATTTGGTTTGCTGTCACTTTCTCGTACGGCATGTCAGCGCATGGTGTTGGTATCGTACATGCAGGCCGCAGCTGGTTCCTCGATGATGCACCGTCCCCCGGATTTTATTATGCTCCAAAGACCGCTGGTGCATTATGTCGTCGCAGGAGCACGCACCGAGTGCTGATCCCGTAACGCTATCCCTGTCGAATATACTCTCCACGCCACGGTATTGCTCGCCGAACCAGTCTTTACCTGAAACCTTTCTGAATTCCCAACAtgttttttgcttttgttttctaatATATAATGGTTTACACGTCAAATGCTCCACCTGTCCGACAACCCGCAAGTGCGCCAGCTTCCGGGTTCTTTTCACGACACGTCGTCGTGCTGGCTCGGAAACGAGCAGCCACCCTTCGCCGGatttgctcgtgcccttcgttttCGACGTGACGATCTCCGGTCTGTCTGTGGTTATCGGCGCCCATAGAGCTGGTCACGTCCTGCAGCGTGGTCTGCGTGTGGACGGATGGATGGATGCGTCGTGGGGTAGCCGGATCGGGACGCCTCTCTCCAGCAACATGTCAACAGATTCTTCTTTGTGCGTCGGGACGTAGAGGGTTAGGGGGCGTACCAGATATTCAAAGGCCCAGACAGTGAGAAGATTGCAGAAGCAAAACTGGTAGAGTGTTCAGATGATGGCTGAGTCCAGATTTGTTCAGAAGCTAGGACAGTGACTGCAAAAAAAATCCCTTCTGTTGAGTTCCCTAGACGGAAGAATTCCAgtcatcttttattttatttctaactAACAAACCGTGCattgcaacaaaagaaaaataaaccaTCCCTTATACACACACTCAACGACATCACTAAACTCTTGAAGGGGCGTTGGCCGAtctttattactccctccgtttcaaaataaatgtcttaagtttagtacaactttatactaaaatcagtataaagttaagacagttattttaggacggaAGGAGTAGATAGGAAGAGAATTTACAAGAAAGTTTGTTTGCCGTCAAGACCAAAAAAGACTGCACACAAACGGAACCAGGAAGGCCATATCAGACAACTTCCACACTAAAACAAGAACAGCAAAGCGTGGTATTAACCTAACTCCGCACTACGTCGAGTACTCTTTCAGCACTGCTTGCCAGTTGATCAAACACTCTGGAGTTCCTCTCCTTCCACAGTCTCCAGTGCATCAAGATTGCAATAGTGTCAAAGTTGTGACGCATCGGTTTGGGTATGCCAGCCCTGGCCTGTAACCACCACTCCTCCGTGCATCCGTGTCGATCGTGTGGCATAATGAACGGCGCCCCCGTCCAGTCCTTCAGCAAACTCCAAAGCTGCTGCGTGTACTGTCAGTGCACAAACAAGTGTGTGCAATCCTCAAGTTGTGACAGACATAGAGTGCAGGAAGGATTCCCAGGACAACCTCTTCTTGCAAGATTATTTGTTGTCAGACACTTGCCATGGACCACTAACCACATGAAAAAATTGCATCGTGGCAGCGCCTTGGAATTCCAGACCAGCTTGTTGCAAGAAAACCGAGTATTGGCCATGAACATCAGCTTGTAGGCACCGCTAACAGAGAACTCCCGCTCCTTCGTGAGCTTCCAAAGTGCACAATCTCGCACTCCTGGCCGCGGATTTGTTTCCCAAGTGATGTCCCAAACTGCTAGGTACTGCGCCAGAGCCTGCACCGATACACCACCTGAGATGTCCCTAATCCATACTTGATTCTCCAAGGCTTCCCGAACAGAGCAGCCTGAGTCCTTGACAAAAGAGAAAAGGGTTGGTGCCATAACAGCGATCGAGGGCCATCCGGGAGCCAGTTATCAGTCCAGAACCTCGTTGTACCTCCATCCCCTAGTGATATTGCCGAGGCGGCGTTAAAAATCACCTGGACTGCTTTCTCCGTATTATCCGACAACAATTTCCATGGCCTAGGGTGCTCATCCCATCTCAGCCATGGCCAGCGACATCGTAGAGCCCATTCAAACCACCTCAGATTAAGTACGTCGAGACCACCACATTCTTTGGGGGAGCAGACTTGTGCACAAGGCACCAAGAAGTGTCCACCATTGATGTCTTCCTCACCCTTCCAGATAAAAGCACGCCATCTTCTGTTAATGATTTTTTTTGGCCCAAACCGGCAAgggaagaaccaccatgaagtgAATCGGTAGAGCCATGCGTATCGAGTTCACGAGCATCAGTCGTCCAGCTGCCGGTAGCAATTTTGGCTTCCACCCTTTCATCTTGTTTGAGTACTTGTCCACCAAGGATAAAACATGCTGACGCGTCAAACGAAAGGTTGCTGCTGACATTGAAAATGATCCGCCACACAGGAGACGACCGCGTCATCACATCAAATGCAGGTGATAGAACTTTTCTAGAGATTGATGTGTAGGCCAGGAGCTTCTCCAAATAGCTTGAGAATGGCCGAAACCGTGTGCAGGTCATTGGTTAGTGGTCTGAAGAAGAGGACTGGATCATCTGCAAAAATGGAGGCCCTGGGTACGTCACTGCCCAAGCCAAAGTCCGGTAGTGCCCTTCGCTGATCTGCCCAACGAAGCATTCCTTGTAGCACATCCATGGCAAGGATAAACAGGGtcaggtgttagagcatatttatccgtatgtggttttggtaattgatgacaatctctacagactaatggttgccttaagttatgttcgaaggatttgttcatagacacttcttgaagtccatctattggtttcaaggagtttatatgatgaccaaggtggtgttcaaggtattatccaaagattggtcataaagacacaaggttgatcaagactaagcaaagagtaaatcaagatgaccaacacacaaagcgtacaagatgtaccgagagggatcaagtgatcccatggtatggtaagcactgtccataacgcttttgtgtactaactcatggtcttcgtgagagttctatgtggggttaggtgtgttttcatgggtttgcgtcaagagaaagatctcattcaacatatgaaggatgacatcaagtggtgatcgtcatcaagattgcagcgtgcaagttcaagtggagcatcacgaagatatcatgcttgaatcttgacattcattgtggtggcaatggacttgtaaagatgtgttgaagagtggctcacccatagtgagtatgggggagcaatcaactagtcttcatcaaaccaacgcagtcaagaaaggtggtccatcttgaggaatccaagatcatcatcatctagctcaagaggactaggtctaaggtataggtttgcccttgataggtttttctattttaggatagattgtcgtactgtcaaggggggctctcaagtgagtagcttgatcgtatcgttcgttgagagctcaaaccatttgcatccttgcatcatatttcttggttcttgtttggtgtttctctttgtgagtatttgaacttatggtcatcttcatgacaagctcgagctcATCGAAAGCGGCGTCCATATGCATCttttatgatgttttcaatgttggaagtttttgctggttcttcattcatacaggtttcacatctctttatcattggcatttttgtaactgctgtttggatagctcttatcgtcctgaatccaacaagcttgagtttgcttgattcggagctcgtatgcgaaagttatgacaGTTTCAGTACCAGAGATGTTTTTTCTCTaaacaggcggtagtaccgcttggacgGTACTTCCGCTGTGTAAGATCGGACGTAGTTTTTTTTACTACTGCCCTCAGGCGGTAGTGCTGCAAAACCGTGTCCGATACTACCGCGGTGGACTTTTTCACAGTCGTAGACTCAGCGGAGGTAGACACGGAAGTAGTTTTTTATTTCCGTGTACCTCCTGTGGCAGTTGGATACTACCCTGAGGTAGTACCGTAAGGGtgtgcggtagtactgctcccgcGGTTCTACCGCTCGTTGCCCCGTGCAGTAGTTCCTCCCTCTACCACTACCGTgtgtgcggtagtaccgcattaGGAAGCGATAGTACCGCACCGGGCAGTGGTAGTACTGCACCGGGCAGGGGTAGTACCGCTATGCTCGTGctaaaagtgggggtaacggctgGATTCttgcccccactatataaagggggtcttcttccctaaTGGTTACTTATCCTTtgggctcgtgttcttcccccattgttgaccttcttcgatcttgataactctcaatccctccaattattctttctcctttttgagggaaaagagagaggagatctcgatccacatttccaccaatcactttctcctctaagtgaggggaaccccttggatctagttcttggagtccttggtgttcttcttcgtcttcctctcatttttcaccatagcattagttgttgtggtgggatttgggagtgaaggacttgggcactctgtgtTCCCTTCCtgatgcatttggtgcataggtttgagttctccacggtgatacatgaaagtgaagtttgagaagcttattaccctttggtacttggtacctGACTCcgtaacaacagaccttcccctgcaacggcaccagaagaatgctgctagcactctccggcaatcgaaactagaagaatgttgttgacggcccaccagcgcgtgggatcgtagcagttttcgagggtagagtattcgacccaaatttgttgatcgccaaaacaggaggtgagagaatactctcgagtattagcagttgaatttgtcagattcaaccacacctgaaagattagtatgtgcaagcaaagtagtaacagcaaagtagtatgataacaacggtgtcagaaacggtctgttgacggcagactattcctaacgattgtatcaatggcgccaagttgcctcgttgacggaaattgtcacttctcgtcaacgaccagcgaaccaaaattgtagcaggtagcagcagtgtaacgagcaatagcagcggcaaggaaaagcaatagtgacag includes:
- the LOC123449007 gene encoding uncharacterized protein LOC123449007, which encodes MGESLLTALSMDTATAHHPHQGPSTFLSMDTASHDEFDLFLPPPGPFQRCLHAAAAAPPDINLPLAADPSPPPPAMQTTTLHESNVDMLDVGLGCPQLYDSDSPAAAAAATSAPVSTTTTVHVSHTKSSGSSAARKCVKRNDSIWGAWFFFTHYFKPVMSADKSSKTKAPTAAGNGNSATLDAFLVQHDMENMYMWVFKDRPENALGKMQLRSFMNGHSRLGEPQFPFSADKGFVRSHRMQRKHYRGLSNPQCLHGIEIVRTPNLVGVPEADMKRWFELTGRDANFSVPTEADDFESWRNLPTMEFELERPATAAPAKSTSHGHHKKVLNGSGLNLSTHASKHGSGDGLDISGVCNKRRKDSSPSAMEEDCSNSNSDKVQDMDVSHTFEPSWNNDFTGVMRHASGPVTAAKTIYEDSKGYLIIISLPFADIQKVKVTWKNTLTNGVVKISCTSVGRMPFLKRHDRTFKLTDPSPEHCPPGEFIREVPLPTRIPEDATLEAYCDESGTGLEIIVPKHRAGPEEHEVHVSLRPPSSWCQ